A genomic region of Xiphophorus couchianus chromosome 18, X_couchianus-1.0, whole genome shotgun sequence contains the following coding sequences:
- the il10ra gene encoding interleukin-10 receptor subunit alpha produces the protein MDKKYKPLILVFLILFIGHVSGTAIPPPRNMEVHISEDEVTVRWENPENAPSDPVYNFQIGRYGTSDWANVSSCMGIARNYCILTTHIKKIKEYTISYKVRVQLVKGDQQSDWIWKRFLLNEGELQPPSFSLWATSSTLTVYVHEKPILREIYPYGVVYTLYLEETDRENKTTTVYLEDDEGLPEGRKKTFTGLQWEKKYCVSVEVKANGRIYKSNASAKQCLLLPEQEFYIIAVSFLSILGALIVVVVVICILLVYLKRPAKTPVALKSPVSGWKPLSVTEGSMEVVTDKGWFLSSYRPDAKPAVTETSLTVIEDGEEENRRTSLDSGVSVEANSSADNRGQHQERQEDSGCGSMGSPEISAHSHTDYPMQDESMEADDVSKREDSGMGLDCPHHSSFLKLDSQDTKSLVETVIVGNYRTQSPSEMQIQSRGSENMLKQIPAHSVLADVVTGYKPGPQSCICSLTGQCSWCHRHGSYGSEGTKLCRAVCIENVLLGGTSDLVDSSKVGKTHMDSLIINLEESLLHVSDTFPLLTSKYEQDSNMNNISLSLCDVQLTSD, from the exons ATGGATAAGAAATATAAGCCACTGATTTTGGTCTTCCTAATCCTATTCATCGGACATGTTTCAG GAACAGCCATTCCACCGCCTAGAAATATGGAAGTGCATATTTCAGAAGATGAAGTAACGGTTCGGTGGGAAAATCCTGAAAATGCCCCATCAGACCCAGTGTATAACTTTCAAATAGGAAG GTATGGCACATCAGACTGGGCTAATGTATCCAGCTGCATGGGGATCGCAAGGAACTACTGCATCCTTACcacacatattaaaaaaataaaagaatatacAATTTCCTATAAAGTCAGAGTTCAGCTCGTCAAAGGAGATCAACAGTCTGACTGGATATGGAAAAGATTTCTTCTAAATGAAG GTGAATTGCAGCCTCCTTCCTTTAGTTTGTGGGCTACTTCCAGCACACTTACAGTCTATGTCCATGAAAAGCCCATCTTGAGAGAAATCTATCCCTATGGAGTTGTCTACACGTTGTATTTGGAGGAAACTGATCGAGAAAACAAG ACTACCACAGTTTACCTGGAAGACGATGAGGGATTGCCTGAAGGGAGGAAGAAGACTTTCACTGGTCTccagtgggaaaaaaagtacTGCGTCAGCGTCGAAGTCAAAGCCAATGGTCGTATCTACAAAAGCAACGCGTCTGCAAAACAGTGCCTGCTCCTCCCAGAGCAAG aattttacataatagcTGTATCATTCTTATCTATTCTTGGGGCCCTGATAGTTGTCGTTGTTGTGATCTGCATTCTGTTGGTTTACCTAAAGCGGCCTGCAAAAACGCCTGTAGCATTG AAATCCCCTGTGAGTGGCTGGAAGCCGCTTTCTGTCACAGAAGGGTCCATGGAGGTGGTCACGGACAAAGGATGGTTTCTTTCCAGTTACAGACCTGACGCAAAACCCGCAGTGACCGAGACCAGTCTTACAGTAATAGAGGATGGTGAGGAGGAGAACAGGAGGACCAGCTTGGACAGCGGGGTCAGCGTAGAGGCGAACTCCTCGGCAGACAACAGAGGACAACATCAAGAGAGACAAGAGGACAGCGGCTGCGGGAGCATGGGAAGCCCGGAGATCTCAGCCCACAGTCACACAGATTACCCTATGCAGGATGAAAGCATGGAAGCGGATGATGTCAGCAAGAGGGAGGACAGCGGGATGGGATTGGATTGCCCACACCATTCCTCGTTCTTGAAACTTGACAGCCAGGACACAAAATCTCTTGTCGAGACAGTCATTGTTGGGAACTACCGCACCCAGAGCCCGTCTGAGATGCAGATTCAAAGCAGAGGCAGTGAGAACATGCTAAAACAGATCCCTGCACACTCAGTGTTGGCTGACGTGGTGACGGGATACAAGCCCGGGCCGCAGTCCTGTATCTGTTCACTAACAGGCCAGTGCAGCTGGTGCCACAGACACGGCAGTTACGGATCCGAAGGAACCAAACTGTGCAGAGCAGTGTGTATCGAAAACGTGCTGCTTGGTGGGACAAGTGACCTGGTGGACTCAAGCAAAGTCGGTAAAACACACATGGACTCTCTTATAATAAATTTGGAAGAGTCACTTTTACATGTGTCTGACACATTTCCCCTACTGACATCAAAATACGAACAGGACAGCAACATGAACAATATATCCCTCTCCCTCTGTGACGTTCAGCTGACATCTGACTGA